The following coding sequences are from one Leptolyngbya sp. NIES-3755 window:
- a CDS encoding chaperone protein DnaJ (similar to AA sequence:cyanobase_aa:LBDG_24910) has translation MARDYYEILGVSREADKEEVKQAFRRLARKYHPDVNKEPGAEERFKEINRAYEVISDPEMRARYDRFGEAGVGSAAGAGGYQDFGDMGGIADIFESFFSGFGGAAGGQTRRRGGPVRGDDLRLDLKLDFREAVFGGEKEIRISHLETCTNCTGSGAKPGTRPRTCTTCSGSGQVRRATRTPFGSFTQVSVCPTCNGTGQMIEEKCEVCGGNGQRQETKKLKITIPAGVDNGTRLRVSGEGDAGQRSGPSGDLYVYLFINDDADFQRDGINVLSEIKVSYLQAILGSRIEVKTVDGEEELMIPAGTQPGTVLTLENKGVPKLGNPVSRGDHLITVSVDIPSRISQEERELLEKLAKIRGDRIGKGGVEGFIGKIFGG, from the coding sequence ATGGCTCGTGATTACTACGAAATTCTTGGCGTTTCGCGTGAAGCAGACAAGGAAGAAGTCAAGCAAGCCTTTCGCCGCCTTGCCCGAAAATATCACCCTGATGTTAATAAAGAGCCGGGTGCTGAAGAACGATTTAAAGAAATTAACCGCGCTTATGAGGTGATTTCTGATCCAGAGATGCGAGCGAGATACGATCGTTTTGGTGAAGCTGGAGTCGGCTCTGCGGCAGGCGCAGGCGGCTATCAGGACTTCGGCGATATGGGCGGCATTGCGGATATTTTTGAGAGCTTCTTTAGTGGATTTGGTGGCGCAGCAGGGGGACAAACTCGACGGCGGGGTGGTCCAGTTCGAGGCGACGATCTGCGATTGGATCTGAAGCTCGATTTTCGGGAAGCGGTATTTGGTGGCGAAAAAGAAATTCGCATCAGCCATTTAGAAACTTGTACGAATTGTACGGGTAGCGGAGCAAAACCGGGAACTCGTCCACGGACTTGCACAACTTGTTCTGGATCGGGTCAAGTGCGTCGAGCAACTCGCACTCCGTTTGGCAGTTTTACTCAGGTTTCAGTTTGTCCGACCTGTAATGGTACGGGTCAGATGATTGAAGAGAAATGTGAAGTCTGCGGCGGAAACGGACAGAGGCAGGAAACGAAAAAGCTCAAGATTACAATTCCGGCAGGGGTTGATAATGGAACTCGGTTGAGAGTGTCCGGTGAAGGAGATGCTGGACAACGAAGCGGTCCTTCGGGCGATTTGTATGTTTATCTCTTCATCAATGATGATGCCGACTTCCAACGTGACGGAATTAACGTTCTGTCAGAAATAAAAGTGAGCTATCTTCAGGCAATTTTGGGATCTCGAATTGAGGTTAAAACCGTTGATGGTGAAGAAGAGTTGATGATTCCGGCAGGGACGCAACCGGGAACGGTTCTAACACTGGAAAACAAGGGCGTTCCGAAGCTTGGAAATCCGGTGAGCCGTGGTGATCATTTGATTACTGTGTCGGTGGATATTCCGTCGCGGATTAGCCAAGAAGAGCGGGAATTGTTGGAGAAACTCGCGAAGATTCGAGGCGATCGGATCGGCAAAGGTGGCGTAGAAGGCTTTATCGGGAAGATTTTTGGCGGATGA
- a CDS encoding SirA-like protein (similar to AA sequence:cyanobase_aa:LBDG_24900), with amino-acid sequence MSQAAETSDVQMDLRGTPCPINFVRTKLRLEQMTPGSLLEVWLDPGEPIEQVPDSLTMEGYKIESIEDRSSFFAVKIRR; translated from the coding sequence ATGAGTCAGGCAGCAGAAACTTCAGATGTGCAGATGGATTTGCGCGGGACACCTTGCCCGATTAATTTTGTTCGCACCAAATTACGGTTAGAGCAGATGACTCCTGGATCGTTGTTGGAAGTGTGGCTTGATCCGGGAGAGCCGATCGAGCAAGTTCCTGACAGCCTCACAATGGAAGGTTATAAGATCGAGAGTATCGAAGATCGATCGAGCTTTTTTGCGGTCAAAATTCGCCGTTAA
- a CDS encoding hypothetical protein (protein of unknown function DUF445;~similar to AA sequence:cyanobase_aa:LBDG_24860) gives MDLSTLWLFVGPPVVGGVIGYFTNDIAIKMLFRPYRTLYIGRRRVPFTPGLIPRNQERLAKRISDTIMGSLLTPEELQNLARRLLQTERVQAAILWLLQLSIEQIQESKEQKTAKILGNILKDLFGQSLPRLLKVLARQEEFLEDQLNHIFDQVILEFQLTEDQAEKLSEWLIQIVIPPDVLRQTLVDFLTDRNIQVIDEGFREKTSGTYWVVANLFGVRNTLTRLRTFCLDEKEASNSVLSELLFSLGVKQRFKEWLQNVSLQNLPVSTVRQLRKTMRDSVRHYLQDRGSEVLQGLSASVDWENVASIVLNRLQNSEAVNSSLELVSEELALILERYLEKDLENIVAQAIPILNIDQVIIDRVKATSPADLEGAINGIVRSELQAIVNLGGILGFFIGALQSASLLIR, from the coding sequence GTGGATCTCTCGACGCTCTGGCTTTTTGTTGGTCCTCCTGTGGTTGGTGGAGTCATTGGCTACTTCACCAACGATATTGCAATTAAGATGCTGTTCCGTCCGTATCGAACGCTCTATATTGGCAGGCGGCGTGTTCCGTTTACGCCTGGTTTGATTCCTCGAAATCAAGAGCGATTAGCCAAGCGAATTTCTGACACGATTATGGGGTCTTTGTTGACTCCAGAAGAGTTACAGAACTTAGCGCGAAGACTGCTACAAACAGAGCGAGTTCAGGCGGCAATTCTTTGGTTGTTGCAATTATCGATCGAGCAAATCCAAGAAAGCAAAGAGCAAAAAACCGCTAAGATTTTAGGCAATATTTTAAAGGATTTATTTGGGCAATCTTTACCGCGATTGCTTAAAGTGTTAGCGCGTCAAGAAGAATTTTTAGAGGATCAATTGAATCACATTTTTGATCAAGTGATTCTAGAGTTTCAGCTTACCGAAGATCAAGCAGAAAAGCTCTCAGAGTGGCTAATTCAAATCGTGATTCCGCCAGATGTTTTACGTCAAACATTAGTAGATTTTTTGACCGATCGAAATATTCAAGTAATTGATGAGGGCTTCCGAGAAAAGACTAGCGGCACTTACTGGGTCGTCGCGAATCTATTCGGAGTTCGCAATACTTTAACTCGCTTAAGAACGTTCTGTTTAGATGAAAAAGAAGCAAGTAATTCTGTCCTATCAGAGCTTCTATTCTCACTGGGTGTAAAACAGCGATTTAAGGAATGGCTACAAAACGTCTCATTGCAAAATCTCCCTGTTTCGACCGTGAGGCAACTTCGCAAAACGATGCGAGATAGTGTCCGTCATTACCTCCAAGATCGAGGCTCTGAAGTTTTACAAGGACTGAGCGCTTCTGTCGATTGGGAAAATGTTGCTTCGATCGTGCTAAATCGTCTACAGAATTCGGAGGCTGTCAACTCTTCTCTAGAACTCGTGAGTGAGGAATTAGCGCTAATTTTGGAGCGTTATCTTGAGAAAGACTTAGAGAATATTGTTGCTCAAGCAATTCCAATTCTGAATATTGATCAAGTAATTATCGATCGAGTAAAAGCCACGTCTCCCGCAGATTTAGAAGGTGCAATTAATGGAATCGTTCGGAGTGAATTACAAGCGATCGTAAATCTCGGCGGAATTCTAGGCTTCTTCATCGGTGCGCTTCAATCTGCTTCACTCCTGATTCGTTAA
- a CDS encoding DNA helicase II (similar to AA sequence:cyanobase_aa:LBDG_24870): MQWIDFQKTIHQRLIYSQLDETQSQAKNFNLRGHSLIRGVAGSGKSLVLQQRVKRLVEEKFDRILVLSYNRFMQGWIEANLNQNDLQVECSTFHRWAFQHFKYSYEFDQEKESRQKLVESAHQSTLNHQAILIDEAQDFHDEWFQALLKVLDRETNSLFFVYDNTQSVYGQSHRRKSGWSWAKLGIDVVGRSQIFDLNYRNAPEILELAWKFIQPSLEQAEIKVEKRENSPAIDKLIEPKKKASRSSGISPILVQVNSDQMAIEIANQVKLALESHSDSSIGILLHPKNPNQLKIQISKELFRLGISHHAPMRSQERDRRIVDRPNVLVDSWNAVKGIEFDAVIIVGVETSDEFEEKAGLYTAMTRAKDHLVLVYEERSESVEFIEDILTVPDRLTNQE; encoded by the coding sequence ATGCAGTGGATCGATTTCCAGAAAACCATTCATCAGCGGCTAATCTACTCTCAATTGGATGAAACGCAAAGTCAGGCAAAGAACTTCAATTTGAGAGGGCATTCGTTGATTCGTGGAGTCGCAGGATCTGGTAAATCTTTGGTGCTGCAACAGCGAGTGAAACGGCTAGTAGAAGAGAAGTTCGATCGTATTCTCGTTCTCTCCTACAATCGCTTTATGCAAGGCTGGATTGAAGCGAATTTAAACCAAAATGATTTGCAAGTTGAATGCAGTACGTTTCATCGTTGGGCATTTCAACATTTCAAGTATTCTTATGAGTTCGACCAGGAAAAAGAATCAAGACAGAAGCTAGTTGAATCTGCACATCAATCTACTCTGAATCATCAGGCAATTTTGATCGATGAAGCTCAAGATTTTCATGATGAGTGGTTTCAGGCTTTGTTGAAGGTTCTTGATCGAGAAACAAATTCTCTTTTCTTCGTGTACGACAATACTCAATCCGTTTACGGGCAGTCGCATCGAAGAAAAAGCGGTTGGAGTTGGGCAAAGTTGGGAATTGATGTTGTTGGACGATCGCAGATTTTTGATCTGAATTACCGAAATGCTCCTGAAATCTTAGAGCTTGCTTGGAAATTCATTCAACCGAGTTTAGAACAAGCAGAAATCAAGGTTGAAAAGCGCGAAAATAGTCCAGCGATCGACAAATTAATCGAACCTAAAAAGAAAGCTTCTCGTAGTTCTGGAATTTCTCCAATTTTGGTACAGGTTAATTCTGATCAAATGGCGATCGAGATTGCCAATCAAGTCAAACTTGCGCTCGAAAGTCATTCAGATTCTTCAATTGGTATTCTGCTTCATCCGAAGAATCCGAATCAGTTGAAAATCCAAATCAGCAAAGAACTGTTTCGATTGGGAATCTCACATCATGCACCAATGCGATCGCAAGAACGAGATCGAAGAATTGTCGATCGACCAAATGTACTCGTTGACTCATGGAACGCTGTCAAAGGTATCGAATTCGATGCCGTAATTATTGTTGGAGTTGAAACCTCTGATGAATTTGAGGAAAAAGCAGGGCTATATACTGCGATGACTCGTGCAAAAGATCACCTCGTTCTCGTTTATGAAGAGAGAAGCGAAAGCGTAGAATTCATCGAAGATATTTTGACGGTTCCCGATCGCTTAACGAATCAGGAGTGA
- a CDS encoding hypothetical protein (hypothetical protein LYNGBM3L_06260;~similar to AA sequence:cyanobase_aa:LBDG_32330) has product MKATNSFSAAPFVLRLVGTILILSALIDYTSVLIPPNFSDKAWFANAVTQIVDRGIIPMVGLGFLLAGSFIESGTLALGDRGKPFGTFRFWALLLSLLLGLIYLVVFPLHLNNTRQLSDQALERIDQQARTTETRLNTEVQQREAQISAALRDPNQARQLEVELKKIDDAIASGQLKGDQLEQARRAQKELQALKANPNSVADRAKEFRNAELTKIREERTRAEGQARSEFWKTGVRVGISSLLLSLGYFIIGWIGLKEMGALGGKRKPVMR; this is encoded by the coding sequence ATGAAAGCAACGAACTCTTTTTCCGCAGCCCCCTTCGTCCTCCGACTCGTTGGCACGATTTTGATCCTGTCAGCACTGATAGACTACACTTCGGTTTTGATTCCGCCCAATTTTTCGGATAAAGCTTGGTTCGCGAATGCCGTCACGCAAATTGTCGATCGCGGCATTATTCCAATGGTTGGACTCGGCTTTTTGTTAGCTGGCTCGTTTATCGAAAGTGGAACGTTAGCACTGGGCGATCGTGGTAAGCCGTTCGGAACGTTCCGTTTCTGGGCGCTGCTCCTATCGCTGCTCCTTGGATTGATTTATCTCGTTGTTTTCCCGCTGCATCTGAATAATACGCGCCAATTGTCTGACCAAGCGTTGGAGCGGATTGATCAACAGGCAAGAACGACGGAAACTCGATTGAATACTGAAGTGCAGCAACGTGAGGCACAAATTTCCGCTGCCCTGCGTGATCCGAATCAAGCGAGGCAGTTAGAAGTTGAATTAAAGAAGATTGATGATGCGATCGCGAGTGGTCAATTGAAAGGTGATCAGCTTGAACAAGCTAGACGCGCTCAGAAAGAACTGCAAGCGTTGAAGGCAAATCCGAATTCGGTTGCCGATCGTGCAAAAGAATTCCGTAATGCAGAATTGACGAAGATTCGTGAAGAGCGCACGAGAGCAGAAGGACAAGCCCGCAGCGAATTTTGGAAGACTGGAGTGCGCGTCGGTATTAGTAGCCTCTTGCTCTCACTCGGTTATTTCATTATCGGTTGGATAGGTTTGAAAGAAATGGGTGCTTTGGGCGGCAAACGCAAGCCTGTAATGCGTTAA
- a CDS encoding ubiquinone/menaquinone biosynthesis methyltransferase ubiE (similar to AA sequence:cyanobase_aa:LBDG_24850), whose product MNSDHIQALFDRIAPVYDELNNGLSFGQHRVWKRMTVKWSGAKPGDISLDLCCGSGDIAQMLAEKVGRTGEVYGVDFSAAQLEVAKERSERRCIKPPIHWIKSDVLDLPFSDHYFDSATMGYGLRNVVDILGSLKEIHRVLKPRAKAAILDMHRPESEFVRSFQQWYLDEVVVPTAQRFGFTEEYAYIAPSLDKFPTGEEQIRLADQAGFVTATHYPIAGGTMGVLVVTK is encoded by the coding sequence ATGAATTCTGATCATATTCAAGCGTTATTCGATCGCATTGCCCCGGTCTACGATGAACTTAACAACGGTCTGAGCTTCGGACAGCACCGCGTTTGGAAGCGAATGACCGTCAAGTGGAGCGGCGCAAAACCGGGAGATATCTCCCTCGATTTATGTTGCGGCAGTGGCGATATTGCCCAAATGCTGGCAGAAAAAGTGGGCAGAACCGGAGAAGTGTACGGAGTCGATTTTTCTGCGGCTCAATTGGAAGTGGCAAAGGAGCGCAGTGAACGCCGCTGTATCAAACCTCCGATTCATTGGATTAAATCTGATGTCCTAGACTTGCCCTTTTCAGATCATTATTTCGACTCTGCCACGATGGGATATGGCTTACGAAACGTAGTCGATATTCTTGGCAGCTTAAAAGAAATTCACCGCGTTCTTAAACCGAGAGCAAAAGCCGCAATTCTGGATATGCACCGTCCAGAGAGTGAATTTGTTCGCTCTTTTCAGCAGTGGTATCTCGATGAAGTTGTTGTGCCAACGGCTCAGCGATTCGGTTTTACTGAAGAATACGCCTATATTGCGCCGAGTCTCGACAAATTTCCCACAGGCGAAGAGCAAATTCGACTTGCAGATCAAGCAGGTTTTGTCACTGCCACCCATTACCCGATCGCGGGCGGTACGATGGGAGTATTAGTCGTTACAAAATAA
- a CDS encoding PilT protein domain protein (similar to AA sequence:cyanobase_aa:Cyan7425_3456) — MICVRSGFRSKYRVRVLFDSSVIVAAFVASHNRHQACTDWLDRAKTQRIQGILSTHSLAEIYSVVTRLPVRPRINPDLAQTLLNENLRSFEVVSLEVQDYRSAISRMVALNLPGGGIFDALIAQAAIKSSAEVLLTLNPKHFERLESTIANLVEVP; from the coding sequence ATGATTTGCGTGAGGAGCGGATTCAGAAGCAAATACAGGGTGAGAGTTTTATTTGACAGTTCGGTGATCGTCGCTGCTTTTGTTGCGAGTCACAATCGCCATCAGGCTTGTACAGATTGGCTTGATCGAGCAAAGACGCAGAGAATTCAAGGCATTCTTTCAACTCATTCACTAGCAGAAATCTATTCAGTCGTGACGCGCTTACCTGTTCGTCCTCGAATTAATCCTGACCTAGCTCAAACACTCCTCAATGAAAACCTGCGATCGTTTGAGGTTGTCTCGCTTGAGGTGCAGGATTATCGATCCGCGATTTCTCGAATGGTTGCGTTGAACTTACCAGGGGGCGGAATTTTTGATGCCCTGATTGCTCAAGCTGCAATCAAGAGTAGCGCAGAGGTCCTATTAACACTGAATCCAAAACACTTTGAACGCTTGGAGAGTACGATCGCGAATCTAGTTGAGGTTCCTTAG
- a CDS encoding ribosome-associated GTPase (similar to AA sequence:cyanobase_aa:LBDG_24890), translated as MSSDKILEADQPRQITGTVLAVQANFYQVKLQDEDLPKPMLLCTRRTRLKKIGQRVMVGDRVLVEEPDWNGDRGAISQVFSRRSELDRPPIANVDQILLVFALASPSIEPYQLSRFLVKAESTGVSVCLALSKSDLVSIDDQEHWKNRLGEWGYHPIFISVRQQLGILELKQYLNQKITVASGPSGVGKSSLINQLIPSIDLRVNTVSGKLEKGRHTTRHVELFELPTGGLLADTPGFNQPDLYCLPHELMQYFPEMRRKLAEGNCQFSDCLHRDEPGCIVRGDWERYEHYLDFLEDAIAYETQLNQQSDPDEALKLKTKGKGTQYEPRLDLKRYRRESRKNQQQSLRKLDIDKLMENEEKEE; from the coding sequence ATGAGTTCCGACAAGATTTTGGAAGCAGACCAACCGCGACAAATCACGGGCACTGTTTTGGCAGTTCAGGCAAATTTTTATCAGGTGAAACTTCAGGATGAGGATTTGCCAAAACCGATGCTGCTTTGTACTCGGCGGACTCGGCTGAAAAAAATTGGGCAGCGGGTCATGGTTGGCGATCGCGTTTTGGTCGAAGAACCAGATTGGAACGGCGATCGGGGTGCGATTTCACAGGTGTTTTCGCGGCGATCTGAGTTAGATCGTCCACCGATCGCGAATGTTGATCAGATTTTGCTTGTGTTTGCTCTGGCATCTCCATCGATCGAGCCTTATCAATTGAGTCGATTTTTGGTCAAAGCTGAATCGACAGGCGTATCTGTTTGTTTGGCTTTGAGTAAAAGCGATTTAGTTTCAATTGATGACCAAGAACATTGGAAGAATCGATTAGGTGAATGGGGCTATCATCCGATTTTCATTAGTGTGCGTCAGCAATTAGGAATACTTGAATTAAAACAATATTTGAATCAGAAAATTACTGTTGCATCTGGTCCCTCTGGCGTTGGAAAATCGAGCTTAATTAATCAATTGATTCCTAGTATTGATCTGCGAGTTAATACTGTTTCTGGAAAATTAGAAAAAGGGCGACATACAACTCGACATGTTGAATTATTTGAGCTTCCAACAGGCGGATTGTTAGCAGATACACCAGGATTTAATCAGCCAGATTTGTATTGTCTGCCGCATGAATTAATGCAGTATTTTCCAGAAATGCGACGGAAATTAGCTGAAGGAAATTGTCAATTTAGTGATTGCTTGCATCGGGATGAACCTGGGTGTATTGTGCGAGGAGATTGGGAGCGATATGAGCATTATTTAGATTTCTTGGAAGATGCGATCGCTTATGAAACCCAATTAAATCAGCAATCCGATCCGGACGAAGCTTTGAAGCTCAAAACAAAAGGCAAAGGGACACAATACGAGCCAAGGTTGGATCTCAAAAGATATCGCCGCGAGTCTCGCAAAAATCAGCAGCAATCTCTTCGGAAACTGGACATCGATAAGCTGATGGAAAACGAGGAAAAGGAAGAATAA
- a CDS encoding hypothetical protein (similar to AA sequence:cyanobase_aa:Cyan7425_3457), with amino-acid sequence MNLPPQIQKQVKKWADLQGIDPEQFIVDAIAEKVNRLDRQIDESSAEVPRTYYEKSVLVAEAELPGDFDLNQFIDDLREERIQKQIQGESFI; translated from the coding sequence ATGAATCTTCCGCCTCAAATTCAGAAGCAAGTCAAGAAATGGGCAGATTTACAGGGCATTGACCCAGAGCAATTTATTGTCGATGCGATCGCCGAAAAGGTGAATCGGCTCGATCGCCAAATTGACGAATCGAGTGCTGAAGTTCCAAGAACCTACTACGAGAAGAGTGTTTTAGTCGCTGAGGCAGAACTGCCAGGCGATTTTGATCTAAATCAGTTTATTGATGATTTGCGTGAGGAGCGGATTCAGAAGCAAATACAGGGTGAGAGTTTTATTTGA
- a CDS encoding putative GAF sensor protein (similar to AA sequence:cyanobase_aa:LBDG_24840), with the protein MEYSVPELEPISRQFMSLDRPKKTKMLVVDDEPDNLDLLYRTFRRDFHVLKAESGVHALQLLAEEGEVAVIISDQRMPEMKGTEFLSRTVPKFPDTMRIILTGFTDVEDLVEAINSGQVYKYITKPWDPNELKAVVQRAAETYELLKQRTEELRRSQSQTALLSTIVAVAQNATTLESTLDPIAVAFAQSFFADRSVIQILENTSFTAFGSHGTSNDLDLAKSETVKTAIDSQKMQIVTESDNSEFGAHLIVPVTLRGQVLAVLSLQWKQPQSLREDELLLLHLSAQQVALALTCTRSIAV; encoded by the coding sequence ATGGAATATTCAGTTCCAGAGCTAGAACCTATCAGCCGACAATTTATGAGCCTCGATCGACCCAAGAAAACGAAGATGCTCGTGGTCGATGATGAACCCGACAATCTCGATCTGCTGTATCGAACATTTCGCCGCGATTTCCACGTTCTAAAAGCGGAAAGTGGAGTTCATGCGCTGCAATTACTCGCGGAAGAAGGCGAAGTAGCAGTTATTATCTCTGACCAACGAATGCCCGAAATGAAGGGCACAGAATTCCTCAGCCGCACCGTTCCCAAGTTCCCAGACACGATGCGGATCATTCTGACGGGATTCACTGATGTCGAAGATTTAGTCGAGGCGATTAATTCTGGACAAGTTTATAAATATATTACGAAGCCTTGGGACCCGAACGAACTTAAAGCGGTCGTGCAACGGGCAGCCGAAACTTACGAACTCCTGAAACAGCGAACCGAAGAACTGCGTCGATCGCAATCTCAAACCGCTTTACTTTCGACGATCGTTGCCGTTGCTCAAAATGCGACTACGCTCGAAAGTACTTTAGATCCGATCGCGGTCGCCTTCGCTCAAAGCTTTTTTGCCGATCGCTCTGTGATCCAAATCCTTGAAAACACCTCATTTACCGCTTTCGGCAGTCATGGAACTAGCAACGATTTAGATTTAGCCAAATCTGAGACTGTGAAAACAGCGATCGACTCTCAGAAGATGCAAATCGTCACCGAGTCCGACAATTCAGAATTTGGTGCACATCTAATCGTCCCGGTGACGCTGCGGGGACAAGTTCTCGCCGTTCTTTCCCTGCAATGGAAACAGCCTCAAAGCCTGAGAGAAGACGAGCTTTTATTACTTCATCTCTCGGCTCAACAAGTGGCACTGGCGTTAACTTGCACACGCTCGATCGCGGTTTAG
- a CDS encoding hypothetical protein (similar to AA sequence:cyanobase_aa:LBDG_32340): MIQVSVIASKLNIYTLQSVAVSKDNVIVPMLDGQLLKFTPDGKNKSIVNLVQSEFGVPFGIVEQEQDLIVTVSGYLPQHYLLRVKPDGKVETIADLTQRSGFYGAPFGVTVDQGDYIVTLANDVVESTSELIRVSRDGKISPIANLTKFGNPFGLVVQNQSIVVAQSYGQLVRVEKGEANAIVDLKAQGFGIPFDVTIWRDRLTATTNSGLVVQVDENGKVTTIADLAKAKYQIPSGIANLGKDLIVTTNGGFLLRISGSV; the protein is encoded by the coding sequence ATGATTCAAGTCTCAGTCATTGCTTCCAAGCTAAATATCTATACACTCCAAAGTGTGGCGGTCAGTAAAGATAACGTAATTGTGCCGATGTTAGATGGGCAACTGCTGAAGTTTACACCAGATGGAAAAAATAAGTCGATCGTCAATTTAGTTCAATCTGAATTCGGTGTCCCGTTCGGAATTGTGGAGCAAGAACAAGACCTGATTGTGACGGTCTCTGGCTATTTACCACAACATTATTTATTGAGAGTGAAACCGGATGGAAAGGTTGAAACGATCGCAGATTTAACACAGCGCAGTGGATTTTACGGAGCGCCATTCGGTGTCACCGTTGACCAAGGAGATTATATTGTGACGCTTGCAAATGATGTCGTAGAGTCAACGAGCGAACTAATCCGAGTGAGCCGAGATGGAAAGATTAGCCCGATCGCAAATTTAACTAAATTTGGAAATCCGTTTGGACTCGTCGTTCAGAATCAATCGATCGTCGTCGCCCAATCTTACGGTCAATTAGTCCGAGTCGAAAAAGGAGAAGCAAACGCGATCGTAGATCTCAAAGCTCAAGGATTCGGCATTCCGTTTGATGTGACGATTTGGCGCGATCGCTTAACGGCAACGACGAATTCTGGGCTAGTCGTGCAAGTGGATGAAAACGGGAAAGTGACTACGATCGCAGATTTAGCCAAAGCCAAATATCAAATTCCATCAGGCATCGCCAACTTAGGCAAGGATTTGATCGTGACCACGAATGGCGGCTTTCTTTTGAGAATTTCTGGATCGGTCTAA